In Limnohabitans sp. INBF002, one genomic interval encodes:
- the soxX gene encoding sulfur oxidation c-type cytochrome SoxX: protein MNRKYQIALSAAAVALLTACAAPMPSSADLDKLTQDILGRSFRAQGQAKLDRLSPDEDNRLCAESDRTGVALDAKVSAEIEARNMKTIKAPADGKYLGDFKEGEKIAQSGAGKTWTDAEGSVNGGNCYNCHQISKTELSYGTLGPSLYNYGKMRGVTNPNSAESKPIVEYTWGKIQNARAYNACSNMPRFAHKGILTEVQIKHVMALLLDPASPVNK, encoded by the coding sequence ATGAACCGCAAATATCAAATCGCCTTGAGCGCAGCCGCTGTGGCCTTGCTGACGGCATGTGCTGCACCGATGCCTTCGAGCGCTGACCTCGACAAACTCACCCAAGACATTTTGGGGCGTTCTTTCCGTGCCCAAGGTCAAGCTAAGCTGGACCGTTTGAGCCCTGACGAAGATAACCGCTTGTGTGCGGAGTCTGATCGCACGGGCGTGGCATTGGATGCCAAAGTCAGCGCTGAAATCGAAGCTCGCAACATGAAAACCATCAAGGCCCCAGCCGATGGCAAGTATTTGGGTGACTTCAAAGAAGGCGAAAAGATCGCACAAAGCGGCGCTGGAAAAACATGGACCGATGCCGAAGGCTCGGTCAATGGCGGCAACTGCTACAACTGCCACCAAATCAGCAAGACCGAGTTGTCTTATGGCACCTTGGGTCCAAGTTTGTACAACTACGGCAAGATGCGCGGCGTGACCAACCCCAACAGCGCAGAGTCAAAGCCCATCGTGGAATACACCTGGGGCAAGATTCAAAATGCACGTGCTTACAACGCTTGTTCCAACATGCCACGCTTTGCGCATAAAGGCATCTTGACCGAAGTGCAAATCAAACACGTGATGGCTTTGTTGCTCGACCCCGCGTCGCCAGTCAACAAGTAA
- a CDS encoding YeeE/YedE family protein produces the protein MNLTNLIETFGDHSVLAMGGALIGLMFGFFAQRSKFCARAAVIECCDGTLGSRLAVWLLGFAVAILAVQTIVVVGFLKPESSRHLGALGSISGAVVGGLMFGMGMIMTRGCASRLLILSANGNLRALLSGLVFAVTVQASISGLLAPARQWVTSLWMVEGGPDRNLLNLTTSWMGLVVGAAMGAVALWRLRVSDTESRNTWNWAGALVGLAIALGWGFTQLVASVSFEPIAVQSLSFSSPSAEWLMRTLSTATAPSFGFDAGLLPGVFIGSLVASVMFGEFKFEGFQTENKLGHYLTGAVLMGFGAVMAGGCTVGSGMSGGAIFSNTAWLTLVSIILGAGLTYKALKSINSPI, from the coding sequence GTGAATCTGACCAACTTGATTGAAACCTTCGGAGACCACTCGGTCTTAGCCATGGGTGGCGCACTCATCGGTTTGATGTTTGGTTTCTTTGCTCAACGCTCCAAGTTTTGCGCACGCGCGGCTGTCATTGAATGTTGCGATGGCACGTTGGGCTCGCGTTTAGCCGTTTGGTTATTGGGCTTTGCCGTGGCCATTTTGGCGGTGCAAACCATCGTGGTGGTGGGCTTCTTGAAACCTGAAAGCTCTCGCCATTTAGGCGCACTCGGCAGCATCTCAGGCGCGGTCGTGGGTGGCCTGATGTTTGGCATGGGCATGATCATGACGCGCGGCTGCGCCAGTCGCTTGTTGATTTTGTCCGCGAACGGCAATTTGCGCGCCCTACTGTCAGGCTTGGTGTTTGCCGTGACGGTGCAAGCCTCAATCTCAGGCTTGTTGGCACCAGCGCGTCAGTGGGTCACTTCGTTGTGGATGGTGGAAGGCGGGCCCGATCGCAACCTGTTGAACCTCACCACCTCATGGATGGGTTTGGTTGTAGGTGCTGCAATGGGTGCCGTAGCACTTTGGCGTTTGCGCGTCAGCGATACAGAGAGCCGCAACACATGGAACTGGGCAGGTGCGTTGGTGGGCTTGGCCATTGCTTTGGGCTGGGGTTTCACACAGCTGGTGGCCAGTGTGTCGTTTGAGCCCATTGCCGTGCAAAGTCTGAGCTTCAGCTCACCTTCTGCCGAATGGCTGATGCGCACGCTGTCTACTGCGACGGCGCCAAGCTTTGGCTTCGACGCAGGTTTGCTACCAGGTGTGTTTATTGGATCTTTGGTGGCCAGTGTGATGTTTGGTGAATTCAAGTTTGAAGGTTTTCAAACAGAAAACAAACTGGGCCATTACCTGACAGGCGCCGTGTTGATGGGCTTTGGCGCGGTCATGGCGGGCGGTTGCACAGTGGGCTCAGGCATGAGCGGTGGTGCGATTTTCTCGAACACCGCGTGGCTCACATTGGTATCCATCATCCTCGGGGCTGGCTTGACTTACAAAGCCCTCAAGTCCATCAATAGCCCCATTTAA
- a CDS encoding sulfonate ABC transporter substrate-binding protein: MTFASDISRRQFFSAVAIASTALGTLGASLPVFAQKATRTLRIGHQKGWLSILKARGTLEKRLAPLGVNVTWTEFNAGPVQLEALNVGAIDFGDVGEAPPIFAQAAGAPLVYAGATVPRPRLEAIIVPKGLSIKTVADLKGKRVAYNKGSNVQYFLVKLLEKHGLKYSDVQSVFLPPPDARAAFEKGAVDAWIIWDPFLASAQKSLDAQVLADATGVAKNRQYYFTSREFATHNTDVLRIAIEEVNAIDTWISKNKSAAAAELSQVLGLDKSITEVYVGRAAFGTAPITQSILEEQQSIADTFFELKLIPKKLNLLHAAPVSLN, translated from the coding sequence ATGACATTTGCATCTGATATTTCTCGCCGCCAATTTTTCTCTGCGGTTGCCATTGCATCCACAGCCCTTGGCACCCTAGGCGCAAGCTTGCCAGTCTTTGCACAAAAAGCCACGCGCACCTTGCGCATTGGCCATCAAAAAGGTTGGCTCTCCATTCTCAAAGCGCGTGGCACTTTGGAAAAACGTTTGGCCCCGTTGGGTGTGAACGTCACGTGGACCGAGTTCAACGCAGGCCCTGTGCAACTGGAAGCATTGAACGTGGGTGCGATTGACTTTGGTGATGTGGGTGAAGCGCCTCCCATCTTTGCGCAGGCCGCGGGCGCGCCTTTGGTGTACGCCGGTGCCACGGTGCCACGTCCACGCCTAGAAGCCATCATCGTGCCCAAAGGCTTGTCCATCAAAACTGTGGCGGATCTCAAAGGCAAACGCGTGGCCTACAACAAGGGCTCGAACGTGCAGTACTTTTTGGTGAAGCTGCTCGAAAAGCACGGCCTTAAGTACAGCGATGTGCAGTCGGTGTTTTTACCTCCGCCTGATGCCCGTGCTGCCTTTGAAAAAGGCGCGGTCGATGCTTGGATCATTTGGGACCCGTTCTTGGCCTCTGCGCAAAAGTCACTCGATGCTCAGGTGTTGGCAGATGCAACAGGCGTTGCAAAGAACCGCCAGTACTACTTCACCTCACGCGAGTTCGCCACGCACAACACCGATGTGCTGCGCATTGCGATTGAAGAGGTCAATGCCATTGATACCTGGATTTCTAAAAACAAATCTGCTGCCGCTGCCGAGTTGTCGCAAGTGCTGGGCTTAGACAAAAGCATCACCGAGGTGTATGTAGGCCGCGCAGCGTTCGGCACAGCACCCATCACGCAGAGCATTTTGGAAGAACAGCAAAGCATTGCCGACACCTTCTTTGAGCTCAAGCTGATTCCCAAAAAACTCAACCTCTTGCACGCCGCACCGGTGAGCTTGAACTAA
- a CDS encoding YeeE/YedE family protein, producing the protein MQRVIEFVLGLTFGLGLLISGMTDPGKVQGFLDLAGAWDPSLAFVMGGGVMVGLVGFGLAKKKTISFSGAPFHWPEMTQIDRPLVLGSLMFGMGWGLAGFCPGPALVAMASGNDKALVFVLAMLVGMVLFDRVKKRDN; encoded by the coding sequence ATGCAACGCGTGATTGAATTTGTACTGGGCCTCACCTTTGGCCTTGGCTTGTTAATTTCAGGCATGACCGACCCTGGCAAAGTGCAAGGCTTTCTAGACCTAGCGGGTGCATGGGATCCATCGCTGGCCTTTGTGATGGGCGGCGGCGTGATGGTGGGTTTAGTGGGATTTGGCTTGGCTAAGAAAAAAACCATCAGCTTCTCGGGTGCTCCCTTTCATTGGCCAGAAATGACGCAGATTGACCGCCCCTTGGTGCTGGGCAGTTTGATGTTTGGCATGGGCTGGGGCTTGGCTGGCTTTTGCCCTGGCCCCGCGCTGGTGGCCATGGCCTCTGGCAACGACAAAGCCTTGGTGTTTGTGCTGGCCATGTTGGTGGGTATGGTGCTGTTTGATCGTGTCAAAAAAAGAGACAATTGA
- the soxB gene encoding thiosulfohydrolase SoxB translates to MNLTKREFMQVMGAGSMAGLNMNAYAQADSSVAAKGLYDIPKFGQVSFLHMTDCHAQLKPIYFREPSVNLGIGSMKGQLPHLVGEHLLKTAGVRPGSAEAYGMSYLNFEVAAKRYGKVGGFAHLATLVKRLKASRPGALLLDGGDTWQGSATSLWTNGQDMVDACKLLGVDVMTGHWEFTYGMERVQEIVNKDFAGKVDFVAQNIKTQDFGDQVFKPYVIREMNGVTCAIIGQAFPYTPIANPRYMVADWAFGIQDENMQKMVDEARAKGAQVVVVLSHNGMDVDLKMASRVSGIDAIMGGHTHDGMPVATLVNNKGGKTIVTNAGSNGKFLGVLDFEVKNKKITDFRYKLLPIFSNMLPADKEMDALINKIRAPYEAKLNETLAITEGTLYRRGNFNGTGDQLLLDALMDVQGADMAFSPGFRWGTSLLPGQPITREWLMDMTATTYSYATVTEMTGETIKTVLEDVCDNLFNPDPYYQQGGDMVRVGGLEYVCRPNEKMGNRIGEMRLKGKLIDANKKYKVAGWAPVAEEAKNQNLKPVWEVAEQWLKASGGKVSKRKLNTPKLEGVLPNPGFAAV, encoded by the coding sequence ATGAACTTAACCAAACGCGAATTCATGCAAGTCATGGGTGCTGGCTCCATGGCCGGCCTCAATATGAATGCTTATGCCCAAGCTGACAGCAGCGTGGCTGCCAAAGGTTTGTATGACATCCCGAAGTTTGGCCAAGTGTCATTTCTGCACATGACCGATTGCCATGCGCAGTTAAAGCCCATCTATTTCAGAGAACCCAGTGTCAACCTCGGCATTGGCAGCATGAAAGGGCAGTTGCCCCATTTGGTGGGCGAGCATTTACTCAAGACGGCAGGTGTGCGTCCTGGTAGCGCCGAAGCGTATGGCATGAGCTACTTGAACTTTGAAGTGGCGGCCAAGCGCTACGGCAAAGTGGGTGGCTTTGCGCATTTGGCCACCTTGGTCAAGCGCCTCAAAGCTAGCCGCCCTGGCGCGTTGTTGCTCGATGGTGGTGACACATGGCAGGGCTCGGCCACCTCGTTGTGGACCAACGGGCAAGACATGGTGGATGCTTGTAAGTTGCTGGGTGTGGACGTGATGACGGGCCACTGGGAATTCACCTACGGCATGGAGCGCGTGCAAGAAATCGTCAACAAAGACTTTGCAGGCAAAGTGGATTTCGTCGCGCAAAACATCAAAACCCAAGACTTTGGCGATCAGGTGTTCAAGCCCTACGTGATTCGTGAAATGAACGGTGTGACTTGCGCCATCATCGGTCAAGCCTTCCCCTACACACCGATTGCCAACCCACGCTACATGGTGGCCGATTGGGCGTTTGGTATTCAAGACGAAAACATGCAAAAGATGGTTGACGAAGCCCGCGCCAAAGGCGCGCAGGTGGTGGTCGTGCTGTCACACAACGGCATGGACGTGGATTTGAAAATGGCCAGCCGCGTCAGCGGCATCGACGCCATCATGGGTGGCCACACCCACGACGGCATGCCTGTGGCCACTTTGGTCAATAACAAGGGCGGCAAAACCATCGTCACCAACGCAGGCTCAAACGGCAAATTCTTGGGCGTGCTCGACTTCGAAGTGAAGAACAAAAAGATCACAGACTTCCGCTACAAGCTGTTGCCTATCTTTTCCAATATGTTGCCTGCCGACAAAGAGATGGACGCGCTCATCAACAAGATCCGCGCGCCGTACGAAGCTAAGTTGAATGAGACCTTGGCCATCACAGAAGGCACGCTGTATCGCCGTGGCAACTTCAATGGCACGGGCGACCAGTTGTTGCTCGATGCGCTGATGGATGTGCAAGGCGCCGACATGGCCTTCTCGCCTGGCTTCCGTTGGGGGACGTCGTTGTTGCCAGGTCAACCTATCACGCGTGAATGGCTCATGGACATGACAGCCACCACTTACTCGTATGCCACGGTGACTGAGATGACAGGCGAGACCATCAAGACTGTGCTCGAAGATGTGTGCGACAACTTGTTCAACCCTGATCCGTATTACCAACAAGGCGGTGACATGGTACGTGTGGGAGGCCTCGAATATGTGTGCCGTCCTAACGAGAAAATGGGCAACCGCATTGGTGAGATGCGCCTCAAAGGCAAGCTCATCGACGCCAACAAGAAATACAAAGTAGCGGGTTGGGCGCCCGTGGCTGAAGAAGCCAAAAACCAAAACCTCAAACCCGTGTGGGAAGTGGCAGAGCAATGGCTCAAAGCCAGCGGCGGCAAAGTGTCTAAGCGCAAGCTCAACACGCCCAAGCTTGAAGGTGTGCTGCCCAACCCTGGCTTTGCAGCTGTTTGA
- a CDS encoding DUF2892 domain-containing protein: MTVERYIRIVAGLFIMVSLALGVEESPLFVSRWALAFTAFVGLNLFQFGFTNFCPMAIILRKLGAKDSNAACCVTE; this comes from the coding sequence ATGACTGTCGAACGTTACATCCGCATCGTTGCGGGCTTGTTCATCATGGTGTCACTGGCTTTGGGCGTAGAAGAAAGCCCCCTGTTTGTGAGCCGTTGGGCCTTGGCTTTCACAGCCTTTGTGGGTCTGAACTTGTTTCAGTTTGGATTCACTAACTTTTGCCCCATGGCCATCATCTTGCGCAAGCTTGGCGCTAAAGATAGCAACGCAGCATGCTGCGTTACTGAATAA
- a CDS encoding sulfate ABC transporter substrate-binding protein, producing MIQRKHFLKTLVATALVAVSGLAAAQTAPVTLLNVSYDPTRELYAEFNTAFAKHWKAQTGQDVTIKQSHGGSGKQARSVIDGIDADVVTLALAGDVDALYKNAALIPQDWQKRLPHNSAPYTSTIVLVVRQGNPKGIKDWDDLVKPGISVITPNPKTSGGARWNYLAAWEFAKRKYGGEAKAKEFVAALYKNVPVLDTGARGSSVTFAQRNQGDVFISWENEAHLLEKEFGSKVDIVYPSISILAEPPVAVVDKNVERKGTRKVAEAYLNYLYTDEGQDIAGKNFYRPISAKAQAKYVKQLPKLPLFTIDQAFGGWAKADKDHFADGASFDQIYLKK from the coding sequence ATGATTCAACGCAAACACTTTCTCAAAACTCTGGTGGCCACAGCCTTGGTGGCTGTGAGCGGTTTGGCTGCGGCACAAACCGCGCCCGTCACCTTGCTCAATGTGTCGTATGACCCGACCCGTGAGCTGTACGCAGAGTTCAACACCGCCTTTGCCAAACATTGGAAAGCGCAAACCGGCCAAGATGTGACCATCAAACAGTCGCATGGCGGTTCGGGCAAACAAGCACGTTCGGTCATCGATGGCATTGATGCCGATGTGGTCACGCTGGCTTTGGCGGGTGATGTGGATGCCCTCTACAAAAATGCGGCGCTGATCCCTCAAGACTGGCAAAAGCGTTTGCCTCACAACTCAGCGCCTTACACCTCGACCATCGTGCTGGTGGTGCGCCAAGGTAATCCCAAGGGCATCAAAGACTGGGACGATTTGGTCAAGCCTGGTATCAGCGTCATCACACCCAACCCCAAAACATCGGGCGGCGCGCGTTGGAACTACTTGGCCGCTTGGGAGTTTGCTAAACGCAAATACGGCGGTGAAGCGAAAGCCAAAGAGTTTGTGGCAGCCCTCTACAAAAACGTGCCTGTGCTCGACACAGGTGCACGCGGCTCATCGGTGACGTTTGCACAACGCAACCAAGGCGATGTGTTCATCTCTTGGGAAAACGAAGCGCACTTGTTAGAGAAAGAGTTTGGCAGCAAGGTCGACATCGTCTACCCCTCCATCAGCATCTTGGCCGAGCCACCTGTGGCGGTGGTGGACAAAAACGTCGAGCGCAAAGGCACACGCAAAGTGGCTGAGGCTTATTTGAATTACCTCTACACCGATGAAGGCCAAGACATTGCTGGCAAAAACTTTTACCGCCCCATCTCAGCCAAAGCCCAAGCCAAATATGTGAAGCAATTGCCCAAGTTGCCCTTGTTCACCATTGACCAAGCCTTTGGTGGCTGGGCCAAGGCAGACAAAGACCACTTTGCCGATGGCGCGAGCTTCGACCAAATCTATTTGAAGAAGTAA
- the ssuD gene encoding FMNH2-dependent alkanesulfonate monooxygenase, whose amino-acid sequence MNIFWFIPLHGDGRYLGTSQGARAVDHAYMKQIAQAADKLGYGGVLLPTGRSCEDPWISAASLISSTQRLKFLVALRPSIMSPTVAARQTATLDRLSEGRLLVNVVAGGDSSDLEADGTFLSHDERYEHAREFLEVYTRVLSGETVDFEGKHVKVKGARQLFPPVQRPYPPLYFGGSSDAAHDLAAEKVELYLTWGEPPEEVAKKFDDVRKRAAKLGRKVKFGVRLHVIPRETNEEAWAAADDLIKHLDDATIAKAQAGLSSMDSEGQRRMRELHGGNRNKLEISPNLWAGVGLVRGGAGTALVGDGETIAKRLKEYQAIGADTFVLSGYPHLEETYRFAELVFPHIGVNPQATVANVNLVSPFGEVMANNLVPVEKLASQS is encoded by the coding sequence ATGAATATTTTTTGGTTTATTCCCCTGCACGGCGATGGCCGTTACCTCGGCACTTCACAAGGCGCACGCGCTGTGGACCACGCCTACATGAAGCAAATCGCACAAGCTGCGGACAAGCTCGGTTATGGCGGTGTGTTGCTTCCCACCGGTCGCTCCTGCGAAGACCCTTGGATTTCGGCGGCGAGTTTGATTTCATCCACACAGCGCTTGAAGTTCTTGGTGGCCTTGCGCCCCAGCATCATGTCGCCCACGGTGGCGGCTCGCCAAACCGCCACGCTGGACCGTTTGAGCGAGGGCCGTTTGTTGGTCAACGTGGTGGCCGGTGGTGACAGCAGCGACTTAGAAGCAGACGGCACTTTCTTGAGCCACGACGAACGCTACGAACACGCCCGTGAATTCTTAGAGGTGTACACCCGTGTGCTCTCGGGTGAGACTGTGGACTTTGAAGGCAAACACGTCAAGGTCAAAGGCGCACGCCAGTTGTTCCCACCCGTGCAACGACCTTACCCACCTTTGTACTTCGGTGGCTCATCGGATGCAGCACACGACTTGGCTGCTGAGAAGGTGGAGCTGTACCTCACTTGGGGCGAACCACCCGAAGAAGTGGCCAAGAAGTTTGACGATGTGCGCAAGCGCGCTGCCAAGCTCGGCCGAAAAGTGAAGTTTGGTGTGCGCTTGCACGTCATCCCACGCGAAACCAATGAAGAAGCATGGGCTGCTGCAGATGACCTCATCAAACATTTAGACGATGCCACCATCGCCAAAGCGCAAGCAGGTTTGAGCAGCATGGACTCGGAAGGCCAGCGCCGCATGCGCGAGCTGCACGGCGGCAATCGCAACAAGCTCGAAATCAGCCCCAATCTGTGGGCGGGCGTGGGCTTGGTGCGCGGCGGTGCAGGCACGGCTTTGGTGGGCGATGGCGAGACCATTGCCAAGCGGCTCAAAGAGTACCAAGCCATTGGCGCTGACACCTTTGTGTTGTCGGGCTACCCGCACTTGGAAGAAACCTATCGCTTTGCTGAGTTGGTTTTCCCACACATCGGCGTGAACCCGCAAGCCACAGTCGCCAATGTGAACTTGGTCAGCCCCTTTGGCGAAGTGATGGCTAACAACTTGGTGCCCGTTGAAAAACTGGCATCGCAAAGTTAA
- a CDS encoding sulfonate ABC transporter substrate-binding protein yields MKHNNRRELLRLLALSAGAWGLTAPIAAPSALAQAKDKPSTKPLEQLRIGYQKSAVNLVILKQQGVLEKRFPSTKVSWIEFPAGPQLLEALSVGALEFGLTGDAPPVFAQAAGKDLYYVGAEPAKPESSAILVLQDSPIKTLADLKGKKIALQKGSSAHYLLVRAVEKAGFSWSDIQPIYLTPADARAAFERKSVEAWVIWDPFYAATELALPTRALTTGVGLSGNNSFYLSSTALANQYPEVVLTLFEELSRADRFVQERRPEAIKLIANFSGLDAGVVSLFLKRRPRSPVGLLSAEAAASQQQVADAFARLALIPKHVRVADIVWRFAR; encoded by the coding sequence ATGAAACATAACAACCGTCGTGAACTGCTGCGCTTGCTGGCTTTGTCAGCAGGGGCTTGGGGGCTGACCGCCCCGATTGCCGCACCCAGCGCGTTGGCACAAGCCAAAGACAAACCCAGCACCAAGCCCTTAGAGCAACTGCGCATTGGCTACCAAAAATCAGCCGTCAACTTGGTCATCTTGAAGCAACAAGGTGTGCTCGAAAAACGCTTCCCCAGCACCAAGGTGTCGTGGATTGAGTTTCCTGCAGGCCCTCAGTTGTTAGAAGCACTGTCGGTCGGTGCTTTGGAGTTTGGCCTCACGGGTGATGCACCCCCTGTGTTTGCGCAAGCCGCAGGCAAAGACTTGTATTACGTGGGCGCCGAGCCTGCCAAGCCTGAGAGCTCGGCTATTTTGGTGTTGCAAGACTCACCCATCAAAACCTTGGCTGATTTGAAGGGCAAGAAGATTGCCTTGCAAAAAGGTTCTAGCGCGCATTACCTGTTGGTACGTGCGGTAGAGAAGGCCGGTTTTTCGTGGAGCGACATTCAGCCCATCTATCTCACACCCGCAGATGCACGTGCCGCGTTTGAACGCAAGAGTGTGGAAGCCTGGGTGATTTGGGACCCGTTCTATGCCGCCACCGAATTGGCCTTGCCCACGCGCGCCCTCACCACCGGTGTGGGGTTATCAGGCAACAACTCGTTTTACTTGTCGTCCACGGCATTGGCCAACCAATACCCAGAAGTGGTGTTGACCTTGTTTGAAGAGCTCTCACGTGCCGACCGCTTTGTGCAAGAACGTCGCCCCGAAGCCATCAAGTTGATTGCCAACTTCAGTGGTTTGGATGCGGGCGTGGTCAGTCTTTTTTTGAAGCGTCGCCCCCGTTCGCCCGTGGGTTTGCTCAGTGCAGAAGCAGCCGCCAGTCAACAACAAGTGGCTGATGCCTTTGCGCGCTTGGCACTCATTCCTAAACACGTGCGTGTGGCCGACATCGTTTGGCGCTTCGCTCGTTAA
- a CDS encoding YeeE/YedE family protein gives MRIDWLHFTPGSSLLGGILLGIAAGALFLNSGRILGITGILEGLFQPTREDSPWRLTFLLGLFASPLVAKLMLPANLLHTPRIDANWAMVIVAGLLVGFGTRWGAGCTSGHGICGLSRLSVRSLVATLSFMGTGFITVFVIRHLL, from the coding sequence ATGCGCATCGACTGGCTTCATTTCACACCTGGATCGTCCCTGTTGGGCGGCATTCTGCTTGGCATTGCAGCCGGCGCGTTATTTTTAAATAGCGGGCGCATCTTGGGTATCACCGGCATCTTGGAAGGCTTGTTCCAGCCCACGCGAGAAGATTCGCCATGGCGTTTGACTTTTTTACTCGGCTTGTTTGCATCACCTTTGGTTGCCAAGCTCATGTTGCCTGCAAATCTCCTGCATACGCCACGCATCGATGCCAACTGGGCCATGGTGATCGTGGCCGGTCTGTTGGTAGGGTTTGGTACGCGTTGGGGCGCGGGCTGCACCAGCGGTCATGGCATTTGCGGCTTGAGCCGCTTGTCTGTGCGCTCATTGGTGGCGACCTTGTCTTTCATGGGCACAGGCTTCATCACTGTGTTCGTCATTCGCCATCTGCTGTGA
- the ssuE gene encoding NADPH-dependent FMN reductase, with protein MSVLLIAGSPSERSRTAALLSAAGQRLAFRGAQVETLRVRDLPPQALLLADFGNPAVIRATAQVADADIVVVATPVYKAAYSGVLKVFLDVLPQTALKGKTVLPLATGGSPHHMLALDYALRPVLQSLGAKNILPGIYATDSQVVVNPEGGYQVADEIGERLDDAVHTLVTEHIAPTLAHAGRFSNVHFSQVRCSV; from the coding sequence ATGTCTGTACTTTTGATTGCTGGCAGTCCCTCTGAGCGCTCACGCACCGCCGCCTTGCTCAGTGCTGCGGGGCAGCGGCTCGCGTTTCGCGGTGCACAGGTGGAGACCTTGCGTGTACGTGACTTGCCCCCTCAAGCGCTGCTGTTGGCTGATTTTGGCAACCCTGCGGTGATTCGCGCCACAGCCCAAGTGGCTGATGCCGACATCGTGGTGGTGGCCACACCGGTTTACAAAGCGGCCTACAGCGGTGTGTTGAAAGTGTTTTTGGATGTGCTGCCGCAAACCGCACTCAAGGGCAAAACCGTGTTGCCACTGGCCACTGGTGGTAGCCCGCACCACATGTTGGCTTTGGACTACGCGCTGCGGCCTGTGCTGCAGTCGTTGGGCGCGAAGAACATCTTGCCCGGCATCTACGCCACCGATTCACAAGTGGTGGTCAACCCAGAAGGTGGCTACCAGGTGGCCGATGAAATTGGCGAGCGTTTGGACGATGCGGTGCACACCTTGGTCACCGAGCACATCGCACCCACATTGGCCCATGCTGGCCGCTTCTCGAATGTGCACTTCTCGCAAGTGCGATGTAGTGTCTAA
- a CDS encoding MBL fold metallo-hydrolase, protein MNQSFSMPAALNPIVHGIFDPATWTVTYVVYEKEGSACAIIDSVLDYDPKSGRTSTQSADQVIAFVREKNLHVQWILETHAHADHLTAAPYLKERLSGQTAIGDHITAVQRVFKGVFNLEAGFKEDGTQFDHLLKADETFAIGNLSAQTLYVPGHTPACVAYQVGDAVFVGDTLFMPDVGSARCDFPGGCAKTLYASARKILSLPDNTRLFMCHDYPPEDRAVRFETTVAEQRAHNIHLHDGIDEAEFVRMRTARDATLAMPVLILPAVQINIRAGEFPPKDDNGVSYLKIPLNAL, encoded by the coding sequence ATGAACCAGAGCTTTTCTATGCCCGCTGCTTTGAACCCCATCGTCCACGGCATCTTTGATCCCGCCACGTGGACCGTGACCTATGTGGTGTATGAAAAAGAGGGCAGCGCCTGCGCCATCATCGACTCGGTGCTCGACTATGACCCCAAATCTGGCCGCACCAGCACGCAGTCGGCAGACCAAGTGATTGCATTTGTGCGCGAAAAAAATCTGCACGTGCAATGGATTTTAGAAACGCATGCGCATGCTGACCACCTGACCGCTGCCCCTTACCTCAAAGAGCGGTTGAGTGGACAAACGGCCATTGGCGACCACATCACTGCTGTGCAGCGTGTGTTCAAAGGTGTCTTCAACTTAGAGGCTGGCTTCAAAGAAGACGGCACACAGTTTGACCATTTGCTGAAAGCGGATGAAACATTTGCGATTGGCAACTTAAGCGCGCAAACCTTGTATGTACCTGGGCACACACCTGCGTGCGTGGCCTACCAAGTGGGTGATGCGGTATTTGTTGGCGACACCTTGTTCATGCCCGATGTGGGCTCGGCGCGCTGCGACTTTCCGGGTGGATGCGCTAAAACGCTGTATGCCTCTGCACGCAAAATTCTGAGCTTGCCAGACAACACGCGCTTGTTCATGTGTCACGACTATCCACCCGAAGACCGTGCTGTGCGGTTTGAAACCACGGTCGCCGAACAGCGTGCGCACAACATTCATTTACACGATGGCATTGATGAGGCAGAGTTTGTGCGTATGCGCACTGCACGCGATGCCACTTTGGCCATGCCTGTGCTGATCTTGCCTGCGGTGCAAATCAACATCCGTGCGGGTGAATTTCCACCCAAAGACGACAACGGTGTGTCCTACCTCAAAATTCCTTTGAACGCGCTTTGA